A genome region from Flavobacterium sp. includes the following:
- a CDS encoding glycoside hydrolase family 13 protein: MNNLKINHLVYKLALMVLLFSASAKAQIQKVEPPFWYAGMKNPELQIMFYGKNISQYEASVSNNVVIKNVEKTENPNYLFVTIDTKDVKASELVFSFKNNNKVAFKQKYVLKERRANSADRKSYDASDLIYLIMPDRFANGNPKNDSDPVLTEKVNRAEPGGRHGGDIEGIIKNLDYISSLGATTIWSTPLCEDNDKQHSYHTYGQSDVYKIDPRYGTNDDYARLSAEMHKKNMKLVMDYVTNHWGITHWMMSDIPTKTWFNQFENFTQTHHRREVITDIHASKTDQEVCVDGWFVPSMPDLNLRNPLVEKYLTQNAIWWIEFANLDGFRVDTYNYSDKTAMANWAKSITDEYPNFNIVGEIWMHNQANLAFWQKDSKIGAIENYNSNLPTVMDFTLQSQITSTFNENEPSWDNGLIKFYNNFAMDFLYPNTNNILVFSENHDTDRMNDKFKYDLPKYKLAMTLLATVRGIPQIYYGSEIGMGGDKGKGGDADIRQDFPGGWAGDKNNAFTAAGRTKEQAAFFDFSSKLFNWRKTNEAVHFGKMTHYIPENNTYVYFRYTDTKTVMVVFNNNGKEQVVKTNRFKESIKSFKSGKDVITGKTFDLASEITLEPKSALVLELE, translated from the coding sequence ATGAACAACCTAAAAATAAACCACCTTGTTTATAAATTAGCCTTAATGGTTTTGTTGTTTTCCGCTTCCGCGAAAGCGCAAATCCAAAAAGTAGAACCGCCATTTTGGTATGCAGGAATGAAAAATCCGGAACTGCAGATTATGTTCTACGGAAAAAACATTTCACAATATGAAGCTTCAGTTTCAAACAATGTTGTGATTAAAAATGTAGAAAAAACAGAAAACCCAAACTACCTTTTCGTAACCATCGATACAAAAGATGTAAAAGCTTCTGAATTGGTTTTCTCTTTCAAAAACAATAATAAAGTTGCTTTTAAACAAAAATATGTTCTGAAAGAAAGAAGAGCTAATTCGGCAGACAGAAAAAGTTACGATGCATCGGATTTGATTTACTTAATCATGCCGGATCGTTTTGCTAACGGAAATCCTAAAAACGACAGCGATCCTGTTTTAACTGAAAAAGTAAACCGTGCAGAACCAGGCGGACGTCACGGCGGTGATATCGAAGGAATCATCAAAAATCTAGATTATATTTCGTCTCTTGGTGCAACGACAATTTGGAGTACGCCTTTATGCGAAGACAACGACAAACAGCATTCGTATCATACGTACGGACAATCTGATGTTTACAAAATCGATCCTCGTTACGGAACAAATGACGATTACGCACGTCTTTCTGCAGAAATGCACAAAAAGAATATGAAACTGGTTATGGATTATGTAACGAATCACTGGGGAATTACGCACTGGATGATGAGTGATATTCCAACTAAAACTTGGTTCAATCAATTTGAAAATTTTACTCAAACACATCACAGACGTGAAGTAATTACAGATATTCATGCTTCAAAAACAGATCAGGAAGTTTGTGTTGACGGCTGGTTTGTACCTTCAATGCCCGATTTGAATTTAAGAAATCCTCTTGTTGAAAAATATTTAACTCAAAACGCTATTTGGTGGATTGAATTTGCGAATCTTGACGGTTTCCGCGTAGATACTTATAATTACTCAGATAAAACTGCGATGGCAAATTGGGCAAAATCAATTACAGATGAATATCCGAATTTTAATATTGTGGGTGAAATCTGGATGCACAATCAAGCGAATTTAGCTTTTTGGCAGAAAGACAGTAAAATTGGTGCAATTGAAAACTACAATTCAAATCTTCCAACTGTAATGGATTTTACGCTTCAAAGTCAGATTACTTCTACTTTCAACGAAAATGAACCAAGCTGGGACAACGGACTGATTAAATTCTACAACAATTTTGCAATGGATTTTCTATATCCAAACACTAATAACATTTTAGTTTTTTCAGAAAATCACGACACCGATCGTATGAACGATAAGTTCAAATATGATTTACCAAAATACAAACTGGCAATGACTTTATTGGCAACTGTTCGTGGAATTCCGCAAATCTATTACGGTTCAGAAATCGGAATGGGCGGTGATAAAGGAAAAGGCGGAGATGCCGATATTCGTCAGGATTTCCCAGGCGGATGGGCTGGCGATAAAAACAACGCTTTTACGGCAGCAGGAAGAACTAAAGAACAAGCAGCTTTTTTTGATTTCTCTTCAAAATTATTCAACTGGAGAAAAACAAATGAAGCGGTTCATTTCGGAAAAATGACGCATTATATTCCTGAAAACAATACTTATGTGTATTTTAGATATACAGATACTAAAACGGTTATGGTTGTTTTCAATAATAATGGAAAAGAGCAAGTTGTAAAAACAAATCGTTTTAAAGAAAGCATCAAAAGCTTTAAATCAGGAAAAGATGTTATTACAGGAAAAACATTTGATTTAGCTTCTGAAATTACTTTAGAACCAAAATCGGCTTTGGTTTTAGAATTGGAATAG
- a CDS encoding glycoside hydrolase family 97 protein translates to MKNLFFASLILFAFSTVAKAQQLKSPEGKFVMEFSLQNDGTPVYNLKYKNKEVIKTSKLGLELKDDKKSLLNDFTIVDTKTSTFDETWKPVWGEVDHIRNHYNELAVTLNQKSTDRQIVIRFRLFDDGLGFRYEFPAQKNLTYFVIKEERSQFAMTGDHTAFWIPGDYDTQEYDYTKSKLSEIRGLSQKAYTANVSQKSFSPTGVQTSLMLKTADGIYINLHEAALIDYSCMHLNLDDKNLVFESWLTPDAKGDKGHMQAPNHSPWRTIMVSDDAREILASKMTYNLNDPSKIENTSWIKPVKYVGVWWEMITGKSSWSYTNDFPTVQLGVSDFSKAKPNGTHGANNANVKKYIDFAAANGFDAVLVEGWNEGWEDWFGHSKDYVFDFLTPYPDFDVKGLHEYAKSKGVKIIMHHETSGSVRNYERHMDAAYKFMNDNGYDAVKSGYVGDILPRGENHYSQWIVNHYQYAIEKAADYKIMVNAHEAVRPTGIARTYPNLIGNEAARGTEYQAFGGSKPNHVTVLPFTRLIGGPMDYTPGIFEMDISKMNPDNKSHVNSTIANQLALYVTMYSPLQMAADTPENYNRFPDAFQFIKDVAVDWSESKYIEAEPGDFITVARKAKGTNNWFIGNVNGETPRTSNIDFSFLEKGKKYTATIYADAKDAHYKTNPQAYTIKKIAVTSKSKLSQLSAPGGGYAISVIETK, encoded by the coding sequence ATGAAAAACTTATTTTTCGCAAGTTTAATTTTGTTTGCGTTCAGCACCGTTGCAAAAGCGCAGCAATTAAAATCACCCGAAGGCAAGTTCGTAATGGAATTTTCTCTTCAAAACGACGGAACTCCAGTTTACAATTTAAAATACAAAAATAAAGAAGTTATTAAAACCAGTAAATTAGGTCTTGAACTTAAAGATGATAAAAAATCTTTATTGAATGACTTTACGATTGTAGACACCAAAACTTCTACTTTTGATGAAACTTGGAAACCAGTTTGGGGAGAAGTAGATCACATCAGAAATCATTATAATGAACTGGCTGTAACTTTAAACCAAAAAAGTACCGACAGACAAATCGTAATCCGTTTCCGTTTATTTGATGACGGACTTGGATTCCGTTATGAATTTCCAGCGCAAAAGAACCTTACTTACTTTGTAATTAAAGAAGAAAGATCTCAATTTGCGATGACTGGAGATCACACCGCTTTCTGGATTCCTGGAGATTATGATACTCAGGAATACGATTATACAAAATCAAAATTATCTGAAATCAGAGGTTTATCTCAAAAGGCATATACAGCAAACGTTTCGCAAAAATCTTTTTCTCCAACAGGAGTTCAGACTTCTTTGATGTTAAAAACGGCTGACGGAATCTACATCAACTTACACGAAGCAGCTTTAATTGACTATTCTTGTATGCACTTGAATTTAGATGATAAAAACTTAGTTTTCGAATCTTGGTTAACGCCAGATGCAAAAGGAGACAAAGGTCATATGCAGGCGCCAAATCACTCTCCTTGGAGAACGATTATGGTAAGCGATGATGCTAGAGAAATCTTAGCTTCAAAAATGACGTACAACTTAAACGATCCGTCTAAAATTGAAAATACTTCTTGGATTAAACCAGTAAAATACGTTGGTGTTTGGTGGGAAATGATTACAGGAAAAAGCTCTTGGTCGTACACAAATGATTTTCCAACAGTTCAATTGGGAGTTTCTGATTTTTCAAAAGCAAAACCAAACGGAACACACGGTGCAAACAATGCTAACGTAAAAAAATACATTGACTTCGCTGCTGCAAATGGTTTCGATGCTGTTTTGGTTGAAGGATGGAACGAAGGCTGGGAAGACTGGTTTGGACACTCTAAAGATTATGTTTTTGATTTCTTAACTCCTTACCCAGATTTTGATGTAAAAGGTCTTCATGAATACGCAAAATCTAAAGGTGTAAAAATCATCATGCACCACGAAACTTCAGGATCTGTGCGTAACTACGAGCGCCATATGGATGCAGCTTACAAATTCATGAACGATAACGGGTATGATGCTGTAAAAAGCGGTTATGTAGGTGATATTTTGCCAAGAGGTGAAAACCACTACAGCCAATGGATTGTAAACCACTATCAATACGCTATCGAAAAAGCAGCTGATTATAAAATTATGGTGAACGCTCACGAAGCGGTTCGCCCGACAGGAATTGCAAGAACGTATCCAAACTTAATTGGAAACGAAGCAGCAAGAGGAACAGAATACCAAGCTTTTGGAGGTTCTAAACCAAATCACGTAACGGTTTTACCATTTACACGTTTAATTGGAGGTCCAATGGATTATACGCCTGGAATCTTCGAAATGGATATCAGTAAAATGAATCCTGATAACAAATCGCATGTAAACAGTACAATTGCAAACCAATTGGCATTATACGTTACTATGTACAGCCCATTGCAAATGGCAGCTGATACTCCGGAAAACTACAACCGTTTTCCAGATGCATTTCAATTCATTAAAGATGTGGCTGTAGACTGGTCAGAAAGTAAATATATTGAAGCTGAACCAGGAGATTTTATCACCGTTGCCCGTAAAGCAAAAGGAACAAACAACTGGTTTATCGGGAACGTAAACGGAGAAACTCCACGTACATCAAACATCGATTTCAGTTTCCTTGAAAAAGGAAAAAAATACACAGCAACAATTTATGCTGATGCAAAAGATGCGCATTACAAAACAAATCCGCAAGCTTATACAATTAAGAAAATTGCTGTAACAAGCAAATCAAAATTATCGCAGCTTTCTGCTCCGGGCGGAGGATATGCAATAAGCGTTATTGAAACCAAATAA
- a CDS encoding glycoside hydrolase family 65 protein, producing the protein MNQDYIKPDNWSIIEEGFDAERVKSSESLFSIGNGAMGQRANFEESYSAETFQGSYIAGIYYPDKTKVGWWKNGYPKYFAKVLNAPNWIGIDIEINEENLDLNTCTEVKNFRRELNMKEGWYNRSFEAVLKNGTEIAVNVRRFLSLDLDEAGIIKYDITPLNKDAKIVYKPYVDAGVTNEDANWEEKFWEPLEVKKGTNEAFVTAQTFKTHFKVTTFMHNTILANGENINVSPSTIDSTIDKVQYTYGTIIAKGQTSSIQKIGGYTVSLNHENTLAAAEKVIRSTVNLGYDTLLQNQIEAWAKIWEMSDITIEGDVKAQQGIRFNIFQLNQTYSGKDSRLNIGPKGFTGEKYGGSTYWDTEAYCIPFYMATKDQQVARNLLTYRYNQLDKAIENAKDNLGFKNGAALYPMVTMNGEECHNEWEITHEEIHRNGAIAFAIYNYNRYTGDYSYIPEKGLEVLIGIARFWHQRASFSKEKNQYVILGVTGPNEYENNINNNFYTNYIAKWCIDFAADQINKVALEYPADHKRVMEKVTLSPAEIQEWKKVADNMYFPVSEELGIYLQQDGFLDKELVPVKNLDKSQRPINQKWSWDRVLRSPYIKQADVLQGFYFFEDHFSKEELKRNFEFYESFTVHESSLSPCVHSIQAAALDKMDMAYTFYLRTSRLDLDDYNKEVEEGCHITSMAGTWMSIVEGFGGMRVKNDQLHFSPKIPKEWKGYTFKINFRNQILKVSVNHDETTFTVDGDQDLTIIVNGKPVIASKFVQIN; encoded by the coding sequence ATGAATCAAGATTATATAAAACCAGACAATTGGTCCATTATCGAAGAAGGATTTGATGCCGAAAGAGTCAAATCGTCTGAAAGTCTTTTTAGTATCGGTAACGGCGCTATGGGACAACGCGCCAATTTTGAAGAATCCTATTCCGCAGAAACTTTCCAAGGAAGTTATATCGCTGGAATTTACTATCCAGACAAAACAAAAGTGGGCTGGTGGAAAAACGGTTACCCGAAATATTTTGCCAAAGTTTTAAACGCTCCAAACTGGATTGGAATTGACATTGAAATCAACGAAGAAAATCTTGATTTAAATACATGTACCGAAGTTAAAAACTTCCGCAGAGAATTGAATATGAAAGAAGGATGGTACAATCGTTCTTTTGAAGCAGTTCTAAAAAACGGAACTGAAATCGCTGTAAACGTTCGTCGTTTTCTTTCATTAGATTTAGACGAAGCCGGAATCATTAAATACGATATTACACCTTTAAATAAAGATGCAAAAATCGTTTACAAACCATACGTTGACGCTGGTGTAACCAATGAAGATGCGAACTGGGAAGAAAAATTCTGGGAACCGCTTGAAGTAAAAAAAGGCACAAACGAAGCTTTTGTAACGGCACAAACATTTAAAACGCATTTCAAGGTTACGACTTTCATGCACAATACGATTTTGGCAAACGGAGAAAACATTAATGTTTCGCCATCAACAATCGATTCAACAATCGATAAAGTTCAGTACACTTATGGAACCATTATTGCAAAAGGACAAACCTCATCTATCCAAAAAATTGGAGGTTATACAGTTTCTTTAAATCACGAAAATACTTTGGCTGCAGCCGAAAAAGTAATTAGATCTACTGTAAATTTAGGATATGATACTTTACTTCAAAATCAAATTGAAGCTTGGGCAAAAATCTGGGAAATGTCAGATATTACAATCGAAGGCGATGTAAAAGCACAACAGGGAATTCGTTTCAATATTTTCCAATTAAACCAAACCTATTCAGGAAAAGATTCTCGTTTAAATATCGGACCAAAAGGTTTCACTGGAGAAAAATACGGTGGATCTACTTATTGGGACACTGAGGCTTATTGTATTCCGTTTTATATGGCGACAAAAGACCAGCAGGTTGCAAGAAACTTATTGACGTATCGTTACAATCAATTAGACAAAGCGATTGAAAATGCTAAGGATAATTTAGGTTTCAAAAACGGTGCAGCATTGTACCCGATGGTGACCATGAACGGTGAAGAATGCCACAACGAATGGGAAATCACACACGAAGAAATCCACAGAAATGGTGCGATTGCTTTTGCCATTTACAACTATAACCGTTATACGGGCGATTACTCTTATATTCCAGAAAAAGGTTTAGAAGTTTTAATCGGAATTGCACGTTTTTGGCATCAAAGAGCTTCTTTTTCAAAAGAAAAAAATCAGTATGTGATTCTTGGAGTTACAGGGCCAAACGAATACGAAAACAACATCAACAATAATTTCTACACGAATTATATTGCAAAATGGTGCATTGATTTTGCCGCAGATCAAATCAATAAAGTGGCGTTGGAATATCCGGCAGATCACAAAAGAGTGATGGAAAAAGTTACTCTTTCACCAGCAGAAATTCAAGAGTGGAAAAAAGTTGCCGACAATATGTATTTCCCAGTTTCTGAAGAACTTGGGATTTATTTACAACAAGATGGTTTCTTAGATAAAGAATTAGTTCCTGTAAAAAATTTAGATAAATCACAGCGTCCAATCAACCAAAAATGGTCTTGGGATCGCGTGTTGCGTTCGCCATACATCAAACAGGCAGACGTATTACAAGGTTTTTATTTCTTCGAAGATCATTTTTCAAAAGAAGAATTAAAACGCAATTTTGAGTTTTACGAATCGTTTACAGTTCACGAAAGTTCGCTTTCGCCTTGCGTTCACTCGATTCAGGCTGCAGCTTTAGACAAAATGGACATGGCTTATACTTTCTATTTAAGAACTTCTCGTTTAGATTTAGACGATTATAATAAAGAAGTGGAAGAAGGTTGTCATATCACGTCAATGGCGGGAACTTGGATGAGTATTGTAGAAGGTTTTGGAGGAATGCGTGTTAAAAATGACCAATTGCATTTCTCTCCAAAAATTCCAAAAGAATGGAAAGGTTATACATTCAAAATCAATTTCAGGAATCAAATTTTGAAAGTATCTGTAAATCATGACGAAACAACTTTTACTGTAGATGGCGATCAAGATTTAACAATTATCGTTAATGGAAAACCTGTAATTGCAAGTAAATTTGTACAAATAAATTAA
- the pgmB gene encoding beta-phosphoglucomutase yields the protein MNNKKAFIFDLDGVIVDTAKYHFLAWQKIAKSLNINFTHEDNELLKGVSRVRSLDIILGLGNVQASQEDKDKWLIQKNEDYLSYLVDMDESEVLPGVLKVLKLLKDKKQGIALGSASKNARPILEKTGVLSYFDVIVDGNDVTNAKPDPEVFLKAAQLLNIDPKNSIVFEDSVAGIQAANIGKMVSVGIGEEKVLHEAHYIFKDFTEIDPSFINDLISK from the coding sequence ATGAATAATAAAAAAGCATTCATCTTCGATCTTGATGGAGTGATCGTTGATACCGCTAAATACCACTTTTTAGCATGGCAGAAAATCGCCAAATCGCTAAATATAAATTTTACGCATGAAGACAACGAACTTTTAAAAGGAGTTAGCCGCGTTCGTTCTTTAGACATTATACTTGGATTAGGAAATGTTCAGGCTTCTCAGGAAGACAAAGACAAATGGCTGATTCAAAAAAACGAAGATTACTTATCTTATTTAGTTGACATGGATGAAAGTGAGGTTCTTCCAGGGGTTTTAAAAGTCCTAAAGCTATTAAAAGATAAAAAACAAGGAATTGCATTAGGTTCTGCCAGTAAAAATGCAAGACCAATTCTAGAAAAAACAGGCGTTCTGTCTTACTTCGATGTTATTGTTGACGGAAATGACGTTACCAATGCAAAACCAGATCCTGAAGTTTTCTTAAAAGCGGCTCAATTATTAAATATTGATCCAAAAAATTCAATCGTATTTGAGGATTCTGTTGCTGGAATTCAGGCAGCAAACATAGGAAAAATGGTTAGCGTAGGAATTGGTGAGGAAAAAGTTCTACATGAAGCCCATTACATTTTTAAAGATTTCACCGAAATCGACCCAAGCTTTATCAACGACTTAATTAGTAAATAA
- a CDS encoding MFS transporter, with amino-acid sequence MEKRKLSFWEIWNMSFGFLGIQFGFALQNANTSRIFETLGAKIDEIPILWIAAPVSGLIIQPVIGYFSDRTWTRLGRRRPYFLIGAVLSSIALFVMPNSPTLWIAAGTLWIMDASINVSMEPFRALVGDNLPDEQRALGFVMQSFFIGTGAVVGSILPYLFANLSDLSNVAPKGIIPDTVKWSFYIGGIVFLLSVLWTVFKTTEYTPEELLAFEANSKKNTEDISNLEAESGVTTKKQLLLGLLFAGIGGLISFLIFENSLAKELYILFVGLIFMGVLFVIASQLRTKKVQNGFTIIMTDLLNMPKTMQKLAWVQFFSWFALFSMWIYTTQAVTTHLFHTTDTTTKIYNDAADWVSVLFTVYNGIAAAVAFLLPVIAKRIGIRATHLLALCAGGVGLISIYFIGDKQMLILPMLGVGIAWASILSMPYAMLSGALPAAKMGYYMGVFNFFVVIPQIVAATILGFVIKQFFHNEPIYALIIGGISMIFAGLLTLRVNSKTKIEIHE; translated from the coding sequence ATGGAAAAGCGTAAATTAAGTTTCTGGGAAATTTGGAACATGAGTTTCGGTTTCTTAGGAATACAATTCGGTTTTGCACTGCAAAATGCAAACACTTCTAGAATTTTTGAAACCCTTGGTGCTAAAATTGACGAAATTCCGATTTTATGGATTGCAGCTCCTGTTTCAGGATTAATAATTCAACCTGTTATTGGTTATTTTAGTGACAGAACCTGGACTCGTTTAGGAAGACGCCGGCCGTATTTTTTAATTGGAGCCGTTTTGTCTTCAATCGCATTATTCGTTATGCCCAACTCTCCTACTTTATGGATTGCGGCAGGAACATTATGGATAATGGATGCTTCAATAAATGTTTCTATGGAACCGTTTCGAGCTTTAGTTGGTGATAATTTACCAGACGAACAGCGTGCATTAGGTTTTGTAATGCAAAGTTTCTTTATTGGTACAGGTGCCGTCGTGGGGTCTATTTTACCTTATCTTTTCGCAAATTTATCTGATTTAAGCAATGTTGCTCCTAAAGGAATTATTCCAGACACCGTGAAATGGTCATTCTATATTGGCGGAATCGTTTTTCTACTTTCCGTTTTATGGACTGTTTTTAAAACAACCGAATACACTCCTGAAGAACTTCTAGCATTTGAAGCTAACAGTAAAAAAAACACAGAAGATATATCTAATTTAGAAGCTGAATCAGGCGTTACGACTAAAAAACAATTGCTTTTAGGATTATTATTTGCTGGCATTGGAGGATTAATTTCGTTTTTAATTTTTGAAAACAGCCTTGCTAAAGAATTATATATTCTTTTTGTAGGTCTAATTTTTATGGGTGTTTTATTTGTAATTGCATCTCAATTACGTACAAAAAAAGTTCAGAACGGTTTTACCATAATCATGACCGATTTATTGAATATGCCCAAAACAATGCAAAAATTAGCCTGGGTTCAGTTTTTCTCTTGGTTTGCGCTTTTCTCAATGTGGATTTATACGACACAAGCTGTTACAACACATCTTTTTCACACAACAGATACAACTACCAAAATTTACAATGATGCTGCTGACTGGGTTTCAGTATTATTTACGGTTTATAACGGAATTGCCGCTGCAGTAGCTTTCTTATTACCCGTTATTGCAAAAAGAATAGGCATTAGAGCAACACATTTACTGGCCTTATGCGCTGGAGGTGTTGGTTTAATTTCGATTTATTTTATTGGTGATAAGCAAATGCTAATTCTTCCAATGTTGGGAGTTGGGATCGCTTGGGCAAGTATTTTATCAATGCCTTATGCCATGTTATCTGGAGCTTTGCCTGCGGCCAAAATGGGATATTACATGGGCGTTTTTAACTTTTTCGTAGTAATTCCGCAAATCGTAGCCGCTACGATATTAGGATTTGTAATCAAACAATTCTTCCATAATGAACCTATTTACGCTCTAATAATTGGAGGTATCTCAATGATTTTCGCAGGATTATTGACTCTTAGGGTAAATAGTAAAACTAAAATTGAAATCCATGAATAA
- a CDS encoding LacI family DNA-binding transcriptional regulator yields MKRKITLKQIAKELDVSISTVSKSLRNSLEIGEETRLKVQAFAKFYNYKPNNIALSLKNRKTKSIGIIIPEIVHYFFSTVINGIEQVANEHGYSVVICLSDDSFDKEVLNMEMLANGSIDGFIMSLSKETQFKGDFHHITEVINQGMPVVMFDRVTNDILCDKVIIDDKAAAYEAVQSLIDSGRKKIALVTTVDYVSVGKLRTDGYEKALLDNGIPFNEDLIIKIEDVDTCEITISQLLHDRAFDAVFAVNELFAVTIIKTASKMGLKVPEDLAVIAFTDGIISKYSTPSITTVSQSGEKMGNKAAKMLIERLEAEHDDDEEENENYTTEVIETHLIKRESTD; encoded by the coding sequence ATGAAACGCAAAATAACCTTAAAACAGATTGCAAAGGAACTTGACGTATCTATTTCAACTGTCTCAAAATCATTAAGAAACAGCCTTGAAATTGGAGAAGAAACACGTTTAAAAGTTCAGGCTTTTGCAAAGTTTTACAACTATAAACCCAACAATATTGCCCTTAGTTTAAAAAACCGAAAAACCAAAAGTATCGGCATTATCATTCCGGAAATTGTACATTATTTTTTCTCTACTGTAATCAACGGAATTGAACAGGTTGCTAACGAACATGGCTATAGTGTAGTGATCTGTTTGTCTGATGATTCCTTTGATAAAGAAGTCCTAAATATGGAAATGTTAGCCAACGGAAGCATCGATGGTTTTATCATGTCTCTCTCCAAAGAAACTCAGTTTAAAGGCGATTTTCACCACATTACCGAAGTTATCAATCAAGGAATGCCGGTTGTAATGTTTGACCGCGTTACCAATGATATATTATGCGATAAAGTAATTATTGATGATAAAGCAGCTGCGTATGAAGCTGTTCAAAGTTTAATTGACAGCGGACGAAAAAAAATCGCCCTGGTAACAACTGTAGATTATGTAAGTGTTGGTAAACTAAGAACCGATGGTTATGAAAAAGCACTTTTAGATAATGGAATTCCGTTCAATGAAGATTTAATTATTAAAATTGAAGATGTAGATACTTGCGAAATTACCATTAGTCAGCTTTTACACGACAGAGCCTTTGATGCTGTTTTTGCTGTAAATGAGCTTTTTGCAGTAACAATTATCAAAACGGCATCAAAAATGGGATTAAAAGTTCCTGAAGATTTAGCGGTTATTGCTTTTACTGACGGAATCATCTCAAAATATTCAACTCCAAGTATCACAACAGTAAGTCAAAGTGGCGAAAAAATGGGAAATAAAGCCGCTAAAATGCTTATTGAAAGACTTGAAGCAGAACACGATGATGACGAAGAGGAAAACGAAAACTACACAACAGAAGTTATAGAAACACATCTCATAAAAAGGGAATCTACTGACTAA